A stretch of Camelina sativa cultivar DH55 chromosome 18, Cs, whole genome shotgun sequence DNA encodes these proteins:
- the LOC104762718 gene encoding classical arabinogalactan protein 7-like, with protein MNSKIIEAFFIVALFATSCLAQAPAPTPTTTVTSPPPAATPSPATTPPPAATPAPSTTPPSTAPSASDVPTVSPPAPEGPGVSPGDLAPTPSDAAAPPPNSAFSNKAFVVGTAFAAVVYAVVLA; from the coding sequence atgaaTTCTAAGATCATCGAAGCTTTCTTCATCGTTGCTCTCTTCGCTACCTCATGCTTAGCTCAAGCTCCAGCTCCTACTCCCACAACCACCGTCACTTCTCCACCACCGGCAGCAACTCCCTCTCCGGCTACAACTCCTCCACCTGCCGCAACCCCTGCCCCCAGCACTACTCCTCCGTCTACTGCTCCTTCTGCGTCTGATGTCCCCACAGTTTCTCCACCTGCACCAGAAGGTCCCGGAGTTAGTCCCGGAGATCTAGCCCCGACCCCTTCCGACGCTGCCGCTCCTCCACCCAACTCTGCTTTCTCCAACAAAGCTTTCGTCGTTGGTACCGCTTTTGCCGCAGTTGTTTACGCCGTCGTTTTGGCTTAG
- the LOC104727198 gene encoding protein DETOXIFICATION 27, with protein MRGGGGEEGSELRVALLKSPHTAEEDGGELKTRVWVETTKLWQIVGPAIFSRITTYSMLVITQAFAGHLGDLELAAISIVNNVIVGFNFGLLLGMASALETLCGQAFGAKKYYMLGIYMQRSWIVLFFCCVLLLPTYIFTTPVLKFLGQPDDIAELSGVVAHWVIPLHFAFTLSFPLQRFLQCQLKNQVTAYAAGVALVVHFLVCWLFVDGLKLGVVGTMATINISWWVNVLILLVYSTCGGCPLTWTGFSSEAFTGLWEFLKLSASSGVMLCLENWYYRILIIMTGNLENARIAVDSLSICMTINGWEMMIPLAFFAGTGVRVANELGAGNGKGARFATIVSVTQSLMIGLFFWVIIMLLHNQIAWIFSSSVAVLDAVNKLSLLLAFTVLLNSIQPVLSGVAVGSGWQSYVAYINLGCYYCVGVPLGFLMGWGFKFGVMGIWAGMIFGGTFVQTMILGYITMKCDWEKEALKASARVNKWSNAIK; from the exons ATGAGAGGTGGCGGCGGAGAAGAAGGATCGGAGTTGAGAGTTGCACTGTTGAAAAGTCCTCACACGGCGGAGGAAGACGGTGGTGAACTGAAGACTAGAGTTTGGGTTGAGACAACAAAGCTATGGCAAATCGTTGGTCCAGCCATATTCAGTCGAATAACGACGTACTCGATGCTTGTCATCACTCAAGCTTTCGCTGGTCATCTTGGCGATCTCGAACTAGCCGCCATCTCCATCGTTAATAACGTCATCGTTGGCTTCAACTTTGGTCTCTTG CTTGGAATGGCGAGCGCGTTGGAAACGCTGTGTGGGCAAGCGTTTGGAGCAAAGAAGTATTACATGTTGGGAATCTATATGCAGCGTTCTTGgattgttctcttcttctgttgtgTCTTATTGTTACCGACTTATATTTTCACAACTCCGGTTCTCAAATTTCTTGGCCAACCGGACGATATCGCTGAGCTTTCCGGTGTTGTCGCCCACTGGGTCATCCCTCTTCACTTCGCCTTTACTTTGTCTTTCCCGCTTCAACGTTTCCTCCAGTGCCAGCTTAAAAATCAG gTGACTGCGTATGCTGCAGGGGTTGCATTGGTGGTTCATTTTTTAGTGTGTTGGTTGTTCGTGGACGGGCTTAAACTAGGAGTCGTGGGGACTATGGCTACGATTAATATCTCCTGGTGGGTTAACGTTCTGATTCTATTAGTATACTCCACTTGTGGTGGCTGTCCACTTACTTGGACCGGGTTCTCTTCCGAAGCCTTCACTGGACTTTGGGAATTCCTTAAACTCTCTGCTTCGTCCGGCGTTATGCTTTG tttggAGAATTGGTATTATCGGATTTTGATTATAATGACCGGCAATCTTGAGAATGCTCGAATCGCTGTTGACTCCTTGTCCATATG CATGACGATAAATGGTTGGGAAATGATGATTCCTCTCGCTTTCTTCGCCGGAACCGG TGTACGTGTGGCGAACGAATTAGGAGCTGGTAATGGGAAAGGAGCAAGATTCGCCACGATTGTATCAGTAACACAATCGTTAATGATCGGATTATTTTTCTGGGTGATAATAATGCTTCTCCATAACCAAATCGCTTGGATATTTTCTTCAAGTGTAGCCGTCTTGGACGCCGTTAATAAACTCTCACTTCTCTTAGCTTTCACCGTTCTTCTCAACAGCATCCAACCGGTTCTCTCCG GTGTCGCGGTTGGATCGGGTTGGCAATCCTACGTTGCATATATAAACTTGGGATGTTACTATTGCGTCGGTGTTCCACTTGGGTTTCTGATGGGATGGGGTTTTAAATTCGGCGTCATG GGGATTTGGGCTGGTATGATTTTTGGAGGAACTTTTGTTCAGACAATGATCTTAGGTTATATCACAATGAAATGCGATTGGGAGAAAGAG GCGCTGAAAGCAAGTGCTCGTGTTAACAAATGGTCCAACGCAATAAAGTGA
- the LOC104762720 gene encoding putative clathrin assembly protein At5g65370: protein MGILTTLGGKLKDEASQMKLNVVHLCGSENAKTINEAILKATSHTSQNPPSDKYVTFLQSTADTCYGPDTIAAILQRLRLTTDVCVAAKCLILLHKMIKSEYVYNVEDSVRDRNNKSHRTLIYNQGGSKLKLNDLNVGSSRFTRELSLWVCWYKQYLVCYFSIAEALGVTPNIKDRSEDKRLETRRVSSYTTDCIFKQVDFLVDLFEHISNRPIAPKSKLNKIVVEMIELMVQDYFSVIRLMKIRFEELNERVAKPNELVPVLERLEMCKEGLREFSWRSKYLVEDFWCLVSKLKDMQRL from the exons ATGGGCATATTGACAACCTTGGGAGGCAAATTGAAAGACGAAGCCTCGCAAATGAAACTCAACGTGGTTCATTTGTGTGGCTCCGAGAATGCAAAAACCATCAACGAAGCTATCTTGAAAGCCACGTCTCACACTTCACAGAACCCACCCTCCGACAAATACGTCACTTTCCTCCAATCCACTGCTGACACGTGTTACGGTCCTGATACCATCGCTGCGATCCTACAGAGGCTTCGTTTGACAACGGACGTGTGTGTGGCTGCTAAATGTCTCATTCTTCTCCATAAGATGATCAAATCGGAATATGTGTACAATGTAGAAGATAGTGTTCGTGACAGAAATAACAAAAGTCATCGTACTTTGATCTATAATCAAGGAGGGAGTAAACTTAAATTGAATGACCTTAATGTAGGTTCATCTCGTTTTACTAGAGAGTTGTCTCTATGGGTTTGTTG GTACAAACAATATCTAGTTTGTTACTTTTCAATTGCGGAGGCTTTAGGCGTTACCCCAAACATAAAGGATAGGTCGGAAGATAAGCGTCTAGAAACTCGACGAGTCTCGTCTTACACAACCGACTGCATTTTTAAACAAGTTGATTTTTTAGTGGATCTATTCGAACATATAAGTAACAGGCCAATAGCTCCGAAATCGAAACTCAACAAAATCGTCGTCGAAATGATAGAACTAATGGTACAAGACTACTTCTCCGTCATAAGATTGATGAAGATAAGGTTTGAAGAATTGAATGAGAGAGTTGCTAAACCGAACGAGTTGGTTCCGGTTTTGGAGAGGCTCGAAATGTGCAAAGAAGGTTTGAGGGAGTTTTCTTGGCGAAGCAAGTATTTGGTTGAAGACTTTTGGTGTTTGGTATCGAAATTAAAAGATATGCAAcgcctataa